One window from the genome of Microbulbifer sp. ALW1 encodes:
- a CDS encoding efflux RND transporter periplasmic adaptor subunit, which produces MLNKINWSIAIPIALIVLASLLSSWLLREKPTMQRAERKAPPLTVEVARAEYGQFPLVVKALGKVSARELVDLQPQVDGRVEWLDYDLGPGSTLNEGQPLVRIEREPYELALQSVRSTLAERRAELQQEQGQRQVAQEEFELLGTSLPGADQSLVLREPQLAAARARVDAAEAQVKLAQRDLRLTRIASPFNALLVSRSVDVGDRVAPGTILYSLAGADKFQIEVEVPARQLPQLKTPSAEVRIRGSQWPQGVYRQGRFVRVIPVLEEQGRLARVLVELDDPLGIADPARPQLLLNDLARVEITGRADGQQVRIPLTALQDGDMVWVVVDGKIHIQPVKVAHFNEEFAVLERGNAGGLRGGETLITTRLTSVTENMPVRAAGQVPGAKSGRPQRSPAADQKKSEPPELPDPPRKAGTDGERG; this is translated from the coding sequence ATGCTGAATAAAATCAACTGGAGCATCGCCATTCCGATCGCGCTGATCGTGCTGGCTTCGCTTTTGTCCAGTTGGCTGTTGCGGGAAAAGCCAACCATGCAGCGAGCTGAGCGCAAAGCGCCGCCGCTTACCGTAGAAGTCGCGCGGGCGGAATACGGCCAGTTTCCCCTGGTAGTGAAAGCCCTGGGTAAAGTGAGTGCGCGGGAGCTGGTGGACCTGCAGCCTCAGGTGGATGGCCGGGTAGAGTGGCTGGATTACGACCTGGGGCCGGGGTCGACCCTGAACGAGGGGCAGCCGCTGGTGCGCATTGAGCGGGAGCCCTACGAACTTGCGCTGCAATCGGTGCGCAGTACCCTGGCAGAGCGGCGTGCGGAATTGCAGCAGGAGCAGGGTCAGCGCCAGGTCGCACAGGAAGAATTTGAATTGCTCGGTACATCGCTGCCGGGTGCTGATCAGTCCCTGGTATTGCGCGAGCCGCAGCTGGCGGCGGCCCGCGCGCGGGTGGATGCGGCAGAGGCGCAGGTAAAGCTGGCGCAGCGGGATCTGCGCCTGACTCGCATTGCTTCACCATTTAACGCCTTGCTGGTATCCCGCAGCGTGGATGTGGGTGACCGGGTTGCTCCGGGCACAATCCTTTATAGCCTGGCGGGTGCCGACAAATTCCAGATCGAAGTGGAAGTGCCGGCGCGCCAGCTGCCGCAGTTGAAAACCCCCAGTGCGGAAGTACGCATCCGCGGCAGCCAATGGCCGCAAGGGGTTTATCGCCAGGGTCGTTTTGTGCGTGTGATCCCGGTACTGGAAGAGCAGGGCAGGCTCGCCCGCGTACTGGTGGAGCTGGACGATCCCCTGGGCATTGCCGATCCTGCACGCCCGCAACTGCTGCTGAATGATCTGGCGCGCGTGGAGATTACCGGCCGCGCGGATGGCCAGCAGGTGCGTATTCCCCTGACGGCGCTACAGGACGGCGATATGGTCTGGGTGGTGGTCGACGGAAAAATTCATATCCAGCCGGTCAAAGTCGCGCACTTTAACGAGGAGTTCGCGGTGCTGGAGCGGGGGAACGCGGGCGGGCTGCGCGGAGGTGAAACCCTGATAACCACTCGCCTCACCAGCGTGACCGAAAACATGCCGGTACGTGCGGCAGGGCAAGTTCCTGGTGCCAAATCCGGACGCCCGCAGCGCAGTCCGGCAGCAGACCAGAAAAAGTCCGAGCCGCCAGAATTGCCCGATCCACCCCGCAAGGCCGGTACCGATGGTGAACGCGGATGA
- a CDS encoding efflux RND transporter permease subunit, translating to MSTSESNSNLPGRGKRARIDTSHGAIAWMTHNHVTANLLMLVFLIGGLIFSFSIKKEVFPEFSLDMVSVNISYPGASPEEVERGVLVPAEQAVTGLEGIKELRGSAGEGSANLTLELDEDANANKVFQDVQAAIDRVSTFPSDIERPQVSLAERKRDVLDLVIHGNVDDRTLREFVMQVYDKLEAHPDITQLEAYGVRDYEVAIEVDRDDLRRYNLSLPDIAQLVRNAAVDVPAGGVKSQAGEILVRVTERRDWARQFGDIAIAQSEGGGTVRLRDIARIRDALVDEPRNMVFNGEPAAGIDVFRIGDQTPMSVSDATHEVLAEIRETLPPGIHVSVRDDDSEIFKERLSLLLKNGFIGLLLVFVVLGAFLELRLAFWVTLGIPISFLGALLFLPAMDISINMVSMFAFIIALGIVVDDAIIAGENIHEWRQQGYSNFEAAVAGARQVAVPLTFAILTNIVAFIPLTELPGFMGKIFGVIPFVVGTVFAISWVEALFILPAHLAYSKRGHKSRTARRFAARQKMIARSLDRFVEKRFKPFLDLCVRHRYITIAISVAILIVMIGYAGSGRMGFTLMPKVERDSGRVQVTFPPGTAEAQLDRARKQIMGAADQILEETGREGFFIGMRGLIRDDQVQVDVYLTPGDQRTVGTGEFVRRWRQAVGPVPGALSSTFASDRGGPGAGPALTVELRHTDTDLLEQAAMQLADALKGFPAVGDIDAGVSQGKRQLDLTLTDTAKSLGLTAEDIGRQLRASLYGAEAMRQQRGRDQVKVMVRLPEEERVTLDDVHSIMIRAGNGLWLPLPDLVEIDQGRAYATINRREGRRVMTVTANVEPADQAALVINELDQTVMPQLRGQYPGLSISYEGRQADEREGLSSLGLTFTLTLAVLYFLLAIPLKSYIQPLTVMVAIPFGVIGALLGHLVMGYGLSMVSLLGMVALAGVVINDTLVMIEYGNRLREQGTPITDAIKAAAARRFRPIILTTVTTFCGLMPMIFETSVQAKFMIPMAISLGYGILAATTISLLLVPCLYLMFSKDIPAAFGFLLSKTRKSTVTP from the coding sequence ATGAGTACTAGCGAGAGCAATAGCAACCTTCCGGGGCGCGGCAAACGGGCGCGGATCGATACCAGTCACGGCGCCATCGCCTGGATGACCCACAACCACGTTACCGCCAACTTGCTGATGCTGGTGTTCTTGATCGGCGGCCTGATCTTTTCATTTTCCATCAAGAAAGAAGTGTTTCCCGAGTTCAGCCTGGACATGGTCTCGGTAAACATTTCTTACCCCGGGGCCAGTCCGGAGGAAGTGGAGCGTGGCGTGTTGGTGCCTGCGGAGCAGGCGGTGACGGGCCTTGAAGGTATCAAGGAGCTGCGCGGCAGTGCGGGCGAGGGTAGTGCCAACCTGACACTGGAGCTAGATGAAGACGCCAATGCCAATAAAGTATTCCAGGATGTACAGGCCGCCATTGATCGGGTCAGTACTTTCCCGTCAGATATCGAACGGCCCCAGGTCAGCCTCGCCGAGCGCAAGCGCGATGTGCTGGATCTGGTGATACACGGCAATGTGGATGACCGCACCCTGCGGGAATTTGTGATGCAGGTGTACGACAAGCTGGAAGCCCACCCGGATATCACCCAGCTGGAAGCCTACGGTGTCCGCGATTACGAAGTCGCGATCGAGGTGGATCGGGATGACCTGCGTCGCTATAACCTGTCGCTGCCGGATATCGCGCAGCTGGTGCGCAACGCCGCGGTGGATGTGCCCGCCGGTGGGGTCAAGTCCCAGGCCGGAGAGATACTGGTGCGGGTGACCGAGCGCCGGGATTGGGCGCGACAGTTCGGGGATATTGCCATTGCCCAGAGCGAAGGCGGCGGTACCGTACGCCTTCGGGATATTGCCCGCATTCGTGATGCGCTAGTGGATGAACCGCGCAATATGGTGTTTAACGGCGAACCCGCCGCAGGTATCGATGTTTTCCGGATCGGCGACCAGACACCGATGAGCGTCAGTGATGCCACCCACGAAGTGCTGGCGGAAATCCGTGAGACACTGCCGCCGGGAATCCATGTCAGTGTGCGCGACGACGACTCTGAAATCTTCAAGGAGCGTCTGTCGCTACTGCTTAAAAATGGTTTTATCGGCCTGCTGCTGGTGTTTGTGGTATTGGGGGCCTTTCTGGAATTGCGCCTGGCCTTCTGGGTAACCCTCGGCATTCCCATCAGCTTCCTGGGCGCCTTGCTGTTCCTGCCGGCGATGGATATCTCCATCAATATGGTGAGTATGTTCGCGTTTATTATCGCCCTCGGGATAGTGGTGGACGATGCGATCATTGCCGGTGAAAACATTCACGAATGGCGGCAACAGGGTTACAGCAATTTTGAAGCCGCGGTGGCAGGGGCTCGCCAGGTTGCGGTGCCGCTGACGTTTGCCATTCTCACCAACATTGTGGCGTTTATCCCGCTCACCGAATTGCCCGGCTTTATGGGCAAAATCTTCGGTGTCATTCCCTTTGTGGTGGGTACGGTGTTTGCGATTTCCTGGGTGGAAGCGTTATTTATCCTGCCCGCTCACCTGGCGTATTCCAAGCGTGGGCATAAAAGCCGGACGGCGCGCCGCTTTGCCGCGCGGCAGAAAATGATCGCGCGCAGCCTTGATCGCTTTGTAGAGAAGCGCTTCAAGCCCTTTCTCGATCTCTGCGTTCGCCACCGATATATCACCATCGCCATTTCCGTTGCCATCCTGATCGTCATGATTGGCTATGCGGGCAGCGGGCGCATGGGCTTTACCCTGATGCCCAAAGTGGAGCGGGATTCCGGCCGGGTGCAGGTCACCTTTCCCCCCGGCACCGCCGAGGCGCAATTGGATCGCGCGCGCAAGCAGATTATGGGCGCCGCGGACCAGATACTGGAAGAGACCGGCCGCGAAGGCTTTTTTATCGGCATGCGCGGCCTGATTCGCGATGACCAGGTGCAGGTGGATGTTTACCTGACACCCGGTGACCAGCGCACCGTGGGCACCGGCGAATTTGTACGTCGCTGGCGCCAGGCGGTGGGCCCGGTTCCCGGCGCGCTCAGCTCGACGTTTGCCAGTGATCGCGGCGGCCCCGGCGCAGGCCCGGCACTGACCGTGGAGCTGCGCCATACCGATACCGATCTTCTGGAACAAGCGGCGATGCAGCTGGCGGATGCACTGAAAGGTTTCCCCGCGGTGGGCGATATCGACGCCGGTGTTTCCCAGGGCAAGCGCCAGCTGGATCTGACGTTGACCGACACCGCAAAAAGCCTCGGCCTAACCGCCGAGGATATTGGCCGGCAATTGCGCGCGTCGCTGTACGGCGCCGAGGCCATGCGCCAGCAGCGGGGGCGCGATCAGGTCAAGGTGATGGTGCGCCTGCCGGAAGAAGAGCGGGTAACACTGGATGATGTACACAGCATCATGATCCGCGCTGGCAACGGCCTTTGGCTACCGTTGCCCGATCTGGTGGAAATCGATCAGGGGCGCGCTTACGCGACCATCAATCGCCGCGAGGGCCGCCGGGTAATGACGGTGACGGCCAACGTGGAGCCGGCGGACCAGGCAGCCCTGGTGATCAACGAACTGGACCAGACGGTAATGCCGCAGCTGCGCGGGCAGTATCCGGGGCTTTCGATTTCCTACGAGGGGCGTCAGGCCGATGAGCGCGAGGGGCTATCCTCGCTCGGGCTGACCTTTACCCTGACCCTGGCGGTACTTTATTTTCTGCTGGCGATCCCACTGAAAAGTTATATTCAGCCGCTGACGGTGATGGTGGCGATTCCATTCGGGGTAATCGGTGCGCTACTCGGGCACCTGGTGATGGGCTATGGCCTGAGTATGGTGAGCCTGCTGGGGATGGTGGCGCTCGCGGGAGTGGTAATCAACGATACCCTGGTGATGATTGAATACGGCAACCGCCTACGGGAGCAGGGGACGCCAATCACCGACGCCATCAAGGCCGCCGCCGCCCGCCGTTTCCGGCCGATCATTCTCACGACGGTAACCACCTTTTGTGGTTTGATGCCGATGATTTTTGAAACATCGGTACAGGCGAAATTCATGATCCCGATGGCGATTTCACTGGGCTACGGGATTCTTGCGGCCACTACGATTTCATTGTTGCTGGTGCCTTGCCTGTACTTGATGTTCTCCAAGGATATTCCAGCTGCCTTTGGTTTTTTGCTTTCCAAGACTCGCAAAAGCACTGTAACACCGTAA
- a CDS encoding cation:proton antiporter, with protein sequence MPETSLFQSFFLIFSGAAIVASLALWGRQPLLVAYIALGVLLGPSGFAIIDNVNLMAEMSNIGIIFLLFLLGLDMQPKALISVLRKATFVGLISCALFLGLGYAIGRVFGFTDTESWVIGMAMMFSSTIIGIKLLPTTVLHHKHLGEMMVGLLLFQDFVAITCLMILLSGSTGSVDFTRLGISFAALPLLIAFAWGAVRYILQPLLARFDRFHEYVFLLALGWCMGLAELAEVMGLSREIGAFIAGITLATSPISQYIAISLKPLRDFFLILFFFSLGAQFHLDMVPEIAFPAVVAAVAVLAIKPVVFRYLLGQQSERTILAWDIGFRLGQISEFSLLIAYLAMSQQLIGSAASHLIQATAILTFLVSSYIVVLNFPNPIAIKDHLRRD encoded by the coding sequence GTGCCTGAGACCTCCCTGTTCCAGTCGTTCTTCCTGATCTTCAGTGGCGCCGCCATTGTCGCATCGCTCGCCCTGTGGGGCCGCCAACCGCTCTTGGTTGCCTACATCGCCCTCGGCGTACTTCTCGGCCCCTCCGGCTTCGCCATCATCGACAACGTCAACCTGATGGCCGAAATGTCCAACATCGGCATCATCTTCCTGTTATTCCTGCTCGGGCTCGACATGCAGCCCAAAGCACTCATCTCGGTGCTGCGCAAAGCCACCTTCGTCGGCCTTATCAGCTGCGCCCTATTTCTCGGGCTTGGCTACGCCATCGGCCGAGTCTTCGGCTTCACCGACACCGAATCCTGGGTCATCGGCATGGCGATGATGTTCTCCAGCACCATCATCGGCATCAAACTCCTCCCCACCACCGTATTGCACCACAAACACCTGGGGGAAATGATGGTTGGCCTGCTCCTGTTCCAGGACTTCGTCGCCATCACCTGCCTGATGATTCTGCTAAGTGGCAGCACCGGCTCCGTCGACTTCACCCGCCTGGGCATCTCATTTGCCGCACTGCCGCTGCTGATCGCCTTTGCCTGGGGCGCCGTGCGCTACATACTCCAGCCGCTACTGGCCAGGTTCGACCGCTTCCACGAATACGTGTTTCTGTTGGCACTGGGCTGGTGTATGGGGTTGGCGGAACTGGCGGAAGTCATGGGCCTGTCGCGGGAAATCGGCGCCTTCATCGCCGGTATCACCCTTGCCACCAGCCCCATCTCCCAGTACATCGCCATCAGCCTGAAACCCCTGCGGGATTTCTTCCTGATCCTGTTCTTCTTCAGTCTGGGGGCGCAATTCCACCTGGACATGGTGCCGGAAATCGCCTTCCCCGCGGTGGTTGCTGCTGTTGCGGTACTTGCGATCAAACCGGTGGTGTTCCGCTATCTGCTGGGGCAACAGAGCGAACGGACGATTCTGGCGTGGGATATTGGATTCCGGTTGGGGCAGATCAGCGAGTTTTCACTGTTGATCGCGTATCTGGCGATGAGTCAGCAGCTGATTGGCAGTGCCGCTTCCCACCTGATTCAGGCGACGGCGATTCTTACCTTCCTGGTATCGTCTTACATCGTGGTGCTGAACTTCCCCAACCCCATTGCCATCAAGGATCACCTGCGACGGGATTGA
- a CDS encoding aminotransferase class V-fold PLP-dependent enzyme, with product MSANNSIKTAAITADSETEQLLARIRDSVIGERMPMQTPFGQRPLIYADYTASGRALTFIEDSIRNRVLPWYANTHTETSATGRQTTAFREQARAAVRKSVNAGEDHAIIFCGAGATAAVNRLVDSLGLRTDCYERFGGRNGEIPAAKRPVVFIGPYEHHSNDLPWRESIAEVITIPQDAKGGVDLDALQQALDKFADRPLKIGSFSAASNVTGIRTDVDAVTRLLHKNNALSFWDYAAAAPYVGIDVQGEDALASKDALFISPHKFVGGPGTPGILIVRRSLLPQDQPAVTGGGTVSWVSPGRHTYLPAGERREEAGTPAIVESVRAGMAFALKDQVSAAVIEQREATWIQRAFSRWGNNENIQILGGTEAERVSIVSLHILHEGKPLHHGFVVALLNDLFGIQVRGGCSCAGPYGHHLLHLTDEQSTAIEKLVSEGESILKPGWVRLNFNYFLDEETVDYLIDAIELIAKFGDRILPYYQYDTRHGVWRYQGEVADEPLSLSFDADEQPPAKVETPLQEFIQQARPLLENPVGTKCEQPVLSSEGENLRWFKL from the coding sequence ATGTCCGCTAATAATTCCATTAAAACCGCAGCCATCACCGCCGATTCGGAAACCGAGCAGCTACTCGCACGTATCCGCGACAGCGTGATCGGTGAACGCATGCCCATGCAAACGCCCTTCGGCCAGCGCCCCCTGATTTACGCGGACTACACCGCATCCGGACGCGCCCTCACCTTTATCGAAGACAGCATTCGCAACCGGGTTCTGCCCTGGTACGCCAACACCCACACGGAAACCTCAGCCACCGGCCGCCAGACCACCGCCTTTCGTGAGCAGGCCCGCGCTGCCGTGCGCAAATCCGTCAATGCAGGTGAGGACCACGCGATTATTTTCTGCGGCGCTGGCGCTACCGCCGCCGTCAATCGTTTAGTTGATTCTCTTGGTCTGCGCACCGATTGCTACGAGCGCTTCGGCGGCCGCAACGGCGAAATCCCGGCGGCAAAACGCCCTGTGGTGTTTATCGGCCCTTACGAGCACCACTCCAATGACCTGCCGTGGCGGGAATCCATCGCTGAAGTAATCACCATCCCCCAGGATGCCAAAGGCGGTGTCGACCTCGACGCACTGCAGCAGGCGCTGGATAAATTCGCCGATCGCCCACTGAAAATCGGCAGCTTTTCCGCCGCCTCCAATGTCACCGGTATCCGCACCGACGTCGATGCCGTCACTCGCCTGCTGCACAAAAACAACGCCCTTTCCTTCTGGGACTACGCCGCCGCCGCGCCCTACGTGGGCATCGACGTTCAGGGCGAAGATGCACTGGCCAGCAAAGACGCTCTGTTTATCTCTCCGCACAAATTTGTCGGTGGCCCCGGCACCCCGGGCATCCTGATCGTGCGCCGCTCACTGTTGCCACAAGACCAACCAGCCGTCACCGGCGGCGGCACTGTCTCCTGGGTCAGCCCCGGCCGACACACCTACCTGCCTGCCGGCGAACGCCGCGAAGAAGCCGGCACCCCCGCCATCGTCGAGTCCGTACGCGCGGGCATGGCATTTGCGCTGAAAGACCAGGTCAGCGCCGCGGTCATCGAACAGCGCGAGGCCACCTGGATCCAGCGCGCGTTCAGCCGCTGGGGCAACAATGAAAACATCCAGATACTCGGCGGCACCGAAGCCGAGCGCGTCAGCATCGTTTCCCTGCACATACTGCACGAAGGAAAACCCCTGCATCACGGCTTCGTCGTAGCCCTGCTCAACGACCTCTTCGGTATCCAGGTACGCGGCGGCTGCTCCTGCGCCGGCCCCTACGGCCACCACCTGCTGCACCTGACCGATGAACAGAGCACTGCCATTGAAAAGCTGGTGAGTGAAGGTGAAAGTATTCTGAAGCCCGGCTGGGTTCGATTGAACTTCAACTACTTCCTCGATGAAGAGACCGTGGACTACCTGATCGACGCCATCGAACTGATCGCGAAATTCGGCGATCGCATCCTGCCTTACTACCAGTACGACACCCGCCATGGCGTCTGGCGTTATCAGGGCGAAGTGGCGGATGAGCCATTGAGTTTGAGTTTTGATGCCGATGAACAGCCACCGGCAAAAGTTGAGACTCCGCTGCAGGAGTTCATACAACAGGCACGGCCTTTGCTTGAAAACCCTGTGGGTACAAAATGCGAACAGCCGGTGCTCTCAAGTGAAGGCGAAAACCTGCGCTGGTTTAAGTTATAA
- a CDS encoding Lrp/AsnC family transcriptional regulator: protein MSSLDAIDRQLLAILQSDVSLSIEELAERVGLTKTPCWRRIQKLEKSGIIRRKVALLDAEVLGLPVSVFAQVKTNQHSAEWAESFSHAMADLPEVVDCYRMAGDYDYILRVVVSDVAAYDRFYKRLIAHSGISDVASYFAMEQIKSTTQLPIPTGE from the coding sequence ATGTCCTCACTCGACGCGATTGATCGACAACTTCTTGCCATCCTTCAATCTGATGTTAGTCTCTCCATCGAAGAGCTGGCCGAGCGCGTGGGCCTTACCAAGACCCCCTGCTGGCGCCGGATACAGAAATTGGAGAAAAGCGGCATCATCCGCCGCAAAGTCGCTCTGCTGGACGCGGAGGTACTCGGTCTGCCGGTCTCGGTTTTTGCCCAGGTAAAAACCAACCAGCACAGCGCGGAATGGGCGGAATCCTTCTCCCACGCCATGGCCGACTTGCCCGAAGTTGTAGACTGCTACCGCATGGCAGGCGACTACGACTACATACTGCGAGTCGTGGTCAGTGATGTGGCAGCCTATGACCGCTTCTATAAAAGACTGATTGCCCACTCGGGAATCTCCGACGTGGCCTCCTATTTCGCCATGGAGCAGATCAAGAGCACCACGCAGCTGCCCATACCAACCGGTGAATGA
- the phhA gene encoding phenylalanine 4-monooxygenase: MNNSGTKKPSKYVAREPDANGFIEYSELEHQTWQQLIERQLEIVPGRACDEYLHGLELLDLPRDRIPQLDEISSVLRRETGWEVARVPALIGFETFFRLLSERKFPVATFIRTPEEFDYLQEPDIFHEIFGHCAMLTNPAFANFTQKYGELGLKASPKERAYLARLYWFTVEFGLLKTDDGLRIYGGGILSSPKETLYALSDAPARAPFEVIDTLRTPYRIDIVQPIYYVLNDLEDLQQLTEIDLMARVREAMAAGLFEPLFPPKEAA, encoded by the coding sequence ATGAACAATTCCGGCACTAAAAAGCCCAGCAAATATGTGGCCCGCGAGCCCGATGCCAACGGCTTTATCGAATACTCCGAGCTGGAGCACCAGACCTGGCAACAACTGATCGAGCGCCAGCTGGAAATCGTGCCGGGCCGGGCCTGTGACGAATACCTGCACGGCCTGGAATTGCTCGACCTGCCCCGCGACCGCATTCCCCAGCTCGACGAAATCAGCAGCGTACTGCGCCGGGAAACCGGCTGGGAAGTAGCCCGGGTGCCGGCACTGATCGGGTTTGAAACCTTCTTCCGCCTGCTGTCCGAGCGCAAATTCCCGGTGGCAACGTTTATCCGCACCCCGGAAGAATTCGACTATCTGCAGGAACCGGATATTTTCCACGAGATATTTGGCCACTGCGCCATGCTCACCAACCCGGCCTTCGCCAACTTCACCCAGAAATACGGCGAGCTGGGGCTCAAGGCTTCCCCCAAAGAGCGCGCCTACCTCGCACGACTTTACTGGTTCACCGTGGAATTCGGCCTGCTGAAAACCGATGACGGCCTGCGCATCTATGGCGGCGGCATTCTGTCTTCGCCCAAGGAAACCCTTTACGCTCTGAGTGATGCACCCGCTCGCGCGCCCTTCGAGGTGATCGACACCCTGCGCACGCCTTACCGGATCGATATCGTCCAGCCCATCTACTACGTACTGAACGACCTGGAAGACCTGCAACAGCTGACCGAGATCGACCTGATGGCTCGGGTACGCGAAGCCATGGCCGCCGGTCTCTTCGAGCCGCTGTTCCCCCCCAAAGAAGCGGCCTGA